Proteins co-encoded in one Rhodococcus sp. PAMC28707 genomic window:
- the hflX gene encoding GTPase HflX, translated as MKQNLTEQNLTAQNLTAQHSSGPDTAEGDTAESVAAEDSGPEQGSSWTRQESDAWSRRLSRSPLPADESSPSAGDMQLEERTALRRVAGLSTELEDVTEVEYRQLRLERVVLVGVWTSGTAAQAESSMAELAALAETAGSEVLEALVQRRDKPDAATYIGSGKAKEVRDVVVTTGADTVVCDGELTPAQLNALEKVVKVKVIDRTALILDIFAQHATSREGKAQVAFAQMEYMLPRLRGWGESMSRQAGGRAGSNGGVGLRGPGETKIETDRRRIRERMAKLRREIKGMKQARDTKRERRLESTVPSIAIVGYTNAGKSSVLNALTGSGVLVQNALFATLDPTSRRSTLEDGRAIVLTDTVGFVRHLPTQLVEAFRSTLEEVTDADLLLHVVDGSDPLPVDQITAVREVIMDVVKERESKMPPELIVVNKIDAADPVQLTQLRGLFPGARFVSARTGEGIEDLRDHLGEVLAWPEAQVDVLVPYTRGDLVARIHTEGRITHSSHEADGTRVEARVPTALASVLAEFAVGAAVAPA; from the coding sequence GTGAAGCAGAACCTCACTGAACAAAACCTCACTGCGCAAAACCTCACTGCGCAGCACTCCTCTGGGCCGGACACGGCTGAGGGCGATACAGCCGAGTCTGTCGCTGCGGAGGACAGTGGGCCAGAGCAAGGCTCGTCGTGGACTCGGCAGGAGTCCGATGCCTGGTCGCGTCGACTCTCTCGATCACCGCTCCCCGCCGATGAGTCCTCTCCGTCCGCTGGAGACATGCAGCTCGAAGAACGTACTGCATTGCGTCGTGTGGCAGGTTTGTCTACCGAGCTCGAGGACGTCACCGAGGTCGAGTACCGGCAGTTGCGGCTCGAACGAGTCGTCTTGGTCGGCGTGTGGACCAGCGGCACCGCAGCGCAAGCGGAATCCAGTATGGCGGAGCTGGCTGCGTTGGCCGAAACTGCAGGATCAGAGGTACTGGAAGCGCTCGTGCAGCGACGCGACAAGCCCGATGCGGCGACCTACATCGGTTCCGGTAAGGCCAAAGAGGTCCGCGATGTCGTCGTGACGACAGGCGCCGATACCGTGGTTTGCGACGGTGAATTGACCCCGGCTCAGCTCAATGCGCTGGAGAAGGTCGTCAAGGTCAAGGTTATCGACCGGACGGCGTTGATCCTCGATATCTTCGCTCAACATGCAACCTCGCGCGAGGGCAAGGCGCAGGTGGCGTTCGCGCAGATGGAGTACATGCTCCCTCGGCTTCGCGGCTGGGGCGAGTCCATGTCACGTCAGGCGGGTGGCCGGGCGGGAAGCAACGGCGGGGTAGGACTTCGTGGCCCCGGTGAGACGAAGATCGAAACCGACCGGCGACGCATTCGTGAGCGTATGGCCAAGCTTCGCCGTGAGATCAAGGGCATGAAGCAGGCCCGCGACACCAAGCGTGAGCGCCGCCTCGAGAGCACTGTGCCGTCCATCGCGATCGTCGGGTACACCAACGCAGGCAAGTCGAGTGTGCTCAATGCGCTCACCGGTTCGGGCGTGCTGGTACAGAACGCACTGTTCGCCACCCTCGACCCGACCTCTCGCAGGTCGACGCTTGAAGACGGCCGCGCGATCGTGCTCACCGACACTGTCGGATTCGTGCGGCATCTGCCGACCCAGCTGGTGGAAGCCTTCCGTTCGACGTTGGAGGAAGTGACGGACGCCGATCTGTTGCTGCACGTCGTCGACGGTTCCGATCCGCTTCCTGTGGACCAGATCACCGCAGTTCGCGAGGTGATCATGGACGTCGTCAAGGAACGAGAGTCCAAGATGCCGCCGGAACTGATCGTGGTCAACAAGATCGATGCCGCAGATCCGGTGCAATTGACTCAGCTTCGTGGTTTGTTTCCGGGAGCGCGCTTCGTCTCTGCACGGACGGGTGAGGGAATCGAAGATTTGCGTGATCATCTCGGCGAAGTCCTTGCCTGGCCGGAAGCACAGGTCGACGTACTGGTGCCGTATACGCGCGGCGATCTCGTCGCTCGGATCCACACCGAAGGCCGGATCACGCACTCCTCGCACGAGGCAGACGGCACACGCGTCGAGGCTCGGGTGCCTACCGCGCTAGCCTCGGTGCTCGCCGAGTTCGCCGTCGGCGCTGCAGTGGCTCCTGCCTGA
- a CDS encoding acyl-CoA dehydrogenase family protein has translation MERTIFDSEHDMFRESYRKFLDQHVAPNHAKWEEQNLVDRWVWVEAGKQGFLGTDVPEEYGGGGVKDFRYNAVVTEETTRGGYSGIGFTLHNDVVAPYLINLTNEEQKQRWLPGFSSGELITAIAMTEPGTGSDLQGIKTKAVRDGDDWVLNGSKTFITNGINADLVIVVACTDPDKGAQGFSLLVVERDMPGFERGRNLDKIGMKAQDTAELSFTDVRVPAANLLGEEGMGFIYLMQNLPQERLSIAVVAAAAMESALDMTIQYCRDRKAFGKSIGKFQNTRFVLAELATETTASRIMVDKFIELLNDGKLTVQEAAMAKWWTTENQVRLIDRCLQLHGGYGYMKEYPIAKAYMDSRVQTIYGGTTEIMKEIIGRGLNL, from the coding sequence GTGGAACGCACGATATTCGATTCCGAGCACGACATGTTTCGCGAGTCGTACCGCAAGTTCCTCGACCAACACGTTGCGCCGAACCACGCTAAGTGGGAAGAGCAGAACCTCGTCGATCGTTGGGTGTGGGTAGAAGCCGGAAAGCAAGGATTCCTCGGCACCGACGTGCCGGAGGAGTACGGCGGTGGCGGTGTCAAAGACTTCCGCTACAACGCCGTCGTCACCGAGGAAACCACCCGCGGCGGCTACAGCGGAATCGGATTCACGCTGCACAACGACGTCGTCGCGCCATACCTCATCAATCTGACGAACGAAGAACAAAAGCAGCGTTGGCTACCCGGATTCAGTTCCGGTGAGTTGATCACCGCGATCGCGATGACCGAGCCCGGTACCGGTAGCGATCTGCAGGGAATCAAGACCAAGGCCGTTCGCGATGGAGACGACTGGGTCCTCAACGGGTCCAAAACCTTCATCACCAACGGAATCAATGCCGACCTCGTCATCGTCGTAGCCTGCACCGACCCCGACAAGGGTGCGCAGGGATTCAGCTTGCTCGTCGTCGAGCGCGACATGCCTGGTTTCGAACGCGGACGCAATCTCGACAAGATCGGGATGAAGGCGCAGGACACGGCTGAACTCAGCTTCACCGACGTTCGCGTGCCCGCCGCGAACCTTCTCGGTGAGGAAGGGATGGGCTTCATCTACCTGATGCAGAACCTGCCTCAGGAACGACTGTCCATTGCGGTCGTCGCAGCAGCCGCCATGGAGTCGGCGCTCGACATGACAATTCAGTACTGCCGTGATCGCAAGGCATTCGGTAAGTCCATCGGCAAATTCCAGAACACACGATTCGTGCTGGCGGAGTTGGCAACCGAGACGACCGCCTCACGGATCATGGTCGACAAATTCATCGAACTGCTCAACGACGGCAAGCTGACGGTGCAGGAAGCCGCTATGGCCAAGTGGTGGACCACCGAGAACCAGGTGCGTCTCATCGACCGCTGCCTGCAACTGCATGGCGGATACGGATACATGAAGGAATACCCGATTGCCAAGGCATACATGGACTCTCGGGTGCAGACGATCTACGGCGGAACGACCGAGATCATGAAGGAAATCATCGGGCGGGGACTGAATCTCTAG
- the ptsP gene encoding phosphoenolpyruvate--protein phosphotransferase: MAGSLRADTREGATAAGQGLTLSGSSVLHGTPVVPGVGYGPVIRPGKRPDVPVDTTVVDEAGRGTELERFRSSAANVSARLRARAELATGAASEVLSANAAMAQDRGWIGAAEKLIGKGAPATSATVAATEQFIAMFTKLGGLMAERVTDLRDIRDRVVAEILGIPEPGVPTPDTPSVLFADDLAPADTAGLDARLVLALATSLGGPTSHTAIIARQLGIPCVVAVTGLDDVTEGAPALVNGITGDIVLEPDATLAKASVDSARAELDRVSQWAGPGVTADGHRVDILANVQDGAGARAARKTAADGIGLFRTELCFLDRDSEPTVDEQAEIYGQVLDAFAGHKVVVRTLDAGSDKPLRFANHPDEANPALGIRGIRIAEQDRGILYRQLDGIAAAAAATNSSPWVMAPMIATPAEAAAFAADVRERGLTPGVMIEVPAAALLAEHILEHVEFLSIGTNDLAQYTMAADRMSSQLASLTDPWQPAVIALVAHTAKAGMAVGKPVGVCGEAAADPLLACVLVGLGVTSLSAASAAVAHVGAKLSTVTLEQCRRAAAAASKTDSATAAREAAASILNE, encoded by the coding sequence ATGGCGGGATCGCTTCGAGCCGATACACGAGAAGGTGCCACGGCTGCAGGACAAGGCCTGACACTGTCGGGCTCGTCGGTTCTGCATGGAACGCCGGTAGTCCCGGGTGTCGGTTACGGCCCAGTCATTCGTCCGGGCAAGCGTCCGGACGTCCCGGTCGATACAACTGTCGTCGACGAGGCTGGGCGAGGAACCGAACTCGAACGCTTCCGTTCGAGCGCGGCGAATGTTTCGGCGAGGCTGCGTGCCCGTGCGGAACTGGCCACCGGCGCAGCGTCGGAAGTGCTCTCGGCAAATGCGGCGATGGCCCAGGATCGAGGCTGGATCGGCGCCGCCGAGAAACTTATCGGGAAAGGTGCCCCCGCAACTTCGGCAACCGTCGCCGCAACCGAGCAGTTCATCGCAATGTTCACCAAGCTCGGCGGACTGATGGCCGAGCGCGTGACCGACCTGCGTGACATCCGCGACCGCGTTGTCGCCGAAATACTGGGGATCCCCGAGCCGGGGGTTCCGACTCCCGATACGCCCTCCGTACTCTTCGCCGACGATTTGGCGCCTGCCGACACGGCGGGACTCGATGCACGTCTGGTTCTCGCACTGGCAACATCACTCGGTGGACCGACAAGTCACACCGCGATCATTGCGCGTCAGCTCGGCATCCCGTGCGTCGTGGCGGTCACGGGGCTCGACGACGTCACCGAAGGTGCTCCCGCTCTGGTGAACGGAATCACCGGCGATATCGTTCTCGAGCCCGACGCGACCCTCGCGAAAGCCTCGGTTGACTCGGCTCGAGCCGAATTGGATCGGGTGTCCCAATGGGCAGGGCCCGGAGTTACGGCAGACGGCCACCGAGTCGACATCCTTGCCAACGTTCAGGACGGCGCGGGAGCTCGCGCAGCGAGGAAGACTGCCGCCGACGGGATCGGACTCTTTCGAACCGAGCTGTGCTTCCTGGACCGCGACTCGGAACCGACCGTCGACGAGCAGGCCGAAATCTACGGTCAAGTTCTCGATGCGTTCGCCGGGCACAAGGTTGTCGTTCGTACCCTCGACGCCGGATCGGACAAGCCCTTGCGCTTCGCCAACCATCCGGACGAGGCCAACCCCGCACTTGGTATTCGCGGCATCCGAATCGCCGAGCAGGACCGAGGAATTCTCTATCGTCAGCTCGACGGGATCGCTGCTGCTGCCGCGGCCACCAACTCGAGTCCTTGGGTAATGGCACCCATGATTGCCACACCGGCAGAAGCAGCTGCATTCGCCGCCGACGTCCGCGAGAGGGGTTTGACTCCGGGCGTCATGATCGAGGTTCCGGCCGCGGCGCTGCTCGCCGAGCACATTCTCGAGCATGTGGAGTTTCTGTCGATCGGAACGAATGATCTGGCGCAGTACACCATGGCTGCCGATCGGATGTCCTCCCAACTCGCATCGCTCACCGATCCGTGGCAGCCGGCGGTCATCGCGCTGGTCGCCCACACCGCGAAGGCAGGTATGGCCGTGGGCAAGCCTGTTGGAGTATGCGGAGAGGCCGCCGCCGACCCACTGCTGGCGTGCGTCCTGGTGGGCTTGGGTGTCACGTCACTGTCCGCTGCGTCGGCTGCAGTCGCACACGTAGGGGCGAAATTGTCCACGGTTACGCTCGAGCAATGCCGGCGCGCGGCCGCGGCCGCGTCGAAGACCGACAGTGCCACGGCGGCACGTGAGGCGGCAGCGTCGATCCTGAACGAGTGA
- a CDS encoding fructose-specific PTS transporter subunit EIIC, which produces MSTPTSDPAIIAEELILLDADLGASKDAVIGRLSELLATAGRATDAAPLREAALAREAQSATGLPGGIAIPHCRAEAVTSASLGFARLDPKVDFGAPDGPADLVFLIAAPAGAGSAHMKLLSSLARALVKPEFVTSLRDAPSPADIVALVDGVINPAAKAPAKTPAKAAATSVPEASAPAATSAAKHIVAVTACPTGIAHTYMAADSLVAAGERAGVTVHVETQGSSGSTPLDPALIASAEAVIFATDVGVKGKERFAGKPVVSSGVKRAINEPDVMVTEALRAAENPDAARVSGTAAAAGSASTGAGELGWGTRIRQILLTGVSYMIPFVAAGGLLIALGFLLGGYEIKDVAEGIVVDNSLTSLPTGGLTAYLGAVLFQIGALSFSFLVPALAGYISYAIADRPGLAPGFTAGAVAVLVGAGFIGGLVGGLIAGFVALWISRWKIPTVLRGLMPVVIIPLFATLIVGAIMFLVLGKPLAAITSGLTNWLNGLTGSSIIILGIILGLMMCFDLGGPVNKAAYAFATAGLSVTDTASLRIMAAVMAAGMVPPLALALASAVRPKIFTEAERENGKAAWFLGAAFISEGAIPFAAADPLRVIPSMMAGGAVTGALVMAMDVTLSAPHGGIFVFFAVGGILWFLVALAAGTIVSAVLVIAAKQFVKGKNSPTEAELDPDLVTA; this is translated from the coding sequence ATGTCCACACCAACCAGCGATCCCGCGATCATCGCGGAGGAGCTCATCCTCCTCGATGCCGATCTCGGTGCGTCCAAAGATGCTGTCATCGGACGACTCTCGGAGCTACTCGCCACAGCCGGTCGTGCCACGGATGCGGCCCCGCTCCGCGAAGCCGCCCTCGCTCGCGAGGCTCAGTCCGCTACCGGCCTACCAGGCGGGATCGCCATCCCACACTGCCGCGCAGAGGCAGTCACCTCGGCATCCCTCGGTTTCGCGCGGCTCGATCCCAAGGTCGACTTCGGAGCACCCGACGGTCCTGCAGACCTGGTGTTCCTGATCGCCGCCCCCGCGGGGGCCGGCTCAGCCCATATGAAGCTGCTCTCCAGCCTGGCTCGCGCCCTGGTCAAGCCAGAGTTCGTCACCTCGCTTCGGGACGCCCCTTCGCCGGCCGACATCGTCGCGTTGGTAGACGGCGTCATCAACCCGGCGGCAAAAGCCCCTGCAAAGACCCCCGCGAAGGCTGCGGCAACTTCCGTTCCAGAAGCCTCGGCGCCGGCGGCCACCTCTGCTGCCAAGCACATCGTGGCGGTGACGGCATGTCCCACCGGAATTGCCCACACCTACATGGCTGCTGACTCGCTAGTCGCCGCCGGTGAGCGCGCTGGAGTCACCGTGCATGTGGAGACGCAGGGATCGAGCGGTAGCACTCCCCTCGATCCGGCTCTGATCGCCAGCGCCGAGGCCGTCATCTTCGCCACCGATGTCGGCGTCAAGGGCAAAGAGCGATTCGCGGGCAAGCCCGTCGTATCCTCGGGTGTCAAACGCGCGATCAACGAGCCCGACGTCATGGTGACCGAGGCATTGCGCGCCGCCGAAAATCCCGATGCCGCACGTGTTTCCGGAACCGCGGCAGCAGCAGGATCGGCCAGCACCGGCGCAGGAGAACTGGGTTGGGGCACACGCATCCGGCAGATTCTGCTGACCGGCGTCAGCTACATGATTCCGTTCGTCGCGGCGGGTGGTCTGCTGATCGCTCTCGGCTTCCTGCTGGGTGGATACGAGATCAAGGATGTCGCCGAGGGCATCGTCGTCGACAACTCCCTCACCTCGCTTCCCACCGGCGGGCTGACCGCGTATCTCGGCGCAGTGCTGTTCCAGATCGGCGCGTTGTCGTTCAGCTTCCTGGTGCCTGCACTCGCCGGCTACATCTCGTATGCCATCGCCGACAGACCCGGTCTTGCGCCGGGCTTCACGGCAGGCGCTGTCGCCGTACTCGTCGGTGCGGGCTTCATCGGTGGTCTCGTCGGCGGTCTGATCGCAGGATTCGTCGCCCTCTGGATCAGCAGGTGGAAGATCCCGACGGTTCTCCGCGGTCTCATGCCCGTCGTCATCATTCCGCTGTTCGCCACGTTGATCGTCGGCGCCATCATGTTCCTCGTACTCGGCAAACCGCTTGCCGCCATCACCAGCGGACTGACCAACTGGCTCAACGGTCTGACCGGCAGCTCGATCATCATTCTCGGCATCATCCTCGGACTCATGATGTGCTTCGACCTAGGAGGACCGGTCAACAAAGCTGCTTACGCGTTCGCCACCGCAGGTCTGTCGGTCACCGACACCGCGTCGCTTCGAATCATGGCCGCAGTGATGGCGGCAGGAATGGTTCCCCCTCTTGCTCTTGCCCTGGCGTCGGCTGTCCGCCCCAAGATCTTCACCGAGGCAGAACGCGAGAACGGTAAGGCTGCATGGTTCCTCGGTGCTGCATTCATCTCCGAGGGCGCCATTCCGTTTGCCGCAGCAGACCCGCTGCGCGTCATCCCGTCGATGATGGCAGGTGGAGCGGTCACAGGCGCACTGGTCATGGCAATGGACGTGACGCTCAGTGCGCCACACGGTGGAATCTTCGTATTCTTCGCCGTCGGCGGAATCCTGTGGTTCCTGGTCGCCCTGGCGGCAGGCACGATCGTCTCGGCAGTGCTGGTCATCGCAGCGAAGCAGTTCGTCAAGGGCAAGAACTCGCCCACCGAGGCAGAGCTCGACCCCGATCTCGTCACCGCCTGA
- a CDS encoding 1-phosphofructokinase family hexose kinase: MIVTLTANPSIDRTVVLDSEFVRGGVYRARETVSDPGGKGVNVARVLTSSGVQAMAVLPAAPTDPLLTALAAKGVRYCAVPTSGQARTNITISEPGGTTTKINEPGASLTVDTQKDLFDTVVDLGRDAAWVVLSGSLPPGIATDWYASIVQALRDTPSKVAVDTSDAPLLALAASFPGSAPDLVKPNSEELAQLTGANAEELERAAAAGDPTATVIACRILLERGVGAVLATLGSAGAVLVSAEGAWFATPPRIEALSTVGAGDSSLAGYILADIERCSGPDKLRRAVAYGTAATALPGTTLPTPEQARPESVTVRALDSPPNSSTVPPTTSPTRSSTPS; the protein is encoded by the coding sequence ATGATCGTCACACTGACAGCCAATCCCAGCATCGACCGAACAGTCGTGCTCGATTCCGAATTCGTACGCGGCGGGGTGTACCGAGCGCGGGAAACGGTCAGCGATCCCGGAGGAAAAGGCGTCAACGTGGCCCGGGTCCTGACCTCGTCCGGAGTGCAGGCGATGGCCGTCCTACCTGCAGCGCCGACGGATCCGCTCCTGACTGCGTTGGCGGCGAAAGGCGTCCGTTACTGCGCTGTTCCGACGAGCGGACAGGCTCGAACCAACATCACCATCAGCGAACCTGGTGGAACAACAACGAAGATCAACGAACCGGGAGCAAGCCTGACCGTCGATACGCAGAAGGACTTGTTCGACACCGTTGTCGATCTCGGACGGGACGCCGCATGGGTCGTACTGTCCGGATCACTTCCGCCCGGCATCGCCACCGACTGGTACGCGAGCATCGTGCAGGCACTACGCGATACACCGTCGAAGGTTGCCGTCGATACGTCCGACGCGCCGCTCCTCGCCCTCGCTGCTTCGTTCCCCGGCTCGGCTCCGGACCTGGTGAAGCCGAACTCCGAGGAGCTGGCTCAACTCACCGGAGCGAATGCCGAAGAATTGGAACGCGCTGCAGCGGCCGGCGATCCGACGGCCACCGTCATTGCCTGCCGGATACTCCTCGAACGGGGAGTCGGCGCAGTACTCGCGACGCTCGGCAGCGCGGGAGCAGTACTCGTCTCCGCCGAGGGCGCATGGTTCGCTACCCCACCTCGGATCGAGGCCCTCAGCACCGTGGGGGCGGGCGATTCCTCGCTCGCCGGCTACATCCTGGCCGATATCGAACGATGCTCGGGTCCGGACAAGCTCCGCCGAGCCGTTGCCTACGGCACAGCGGCCACCGCTCTACCCGGCACGACGTTGCCGACGCCCGAACAAGCTCGCCCCGAATCGGTGACGGTGCGGGCGCTCGATTCACCGCCGAACAGCTCGACTGTCCCCCCGACCACATCCCCCACCCGTTCTTCGACACCCTCCTAG
- a CDS encoding solute carrier family 23 protein yields MRRQFGWTLHGNGKNVEAGAVVAPDQRLSWPRTVGIGMQHVIAMFGATLLVPTVTGFPVTTTLLFSGIGTALFLVITRGRIPSYLGSSFAFIAPLSAAQASGPAAQLGAVMSVGVVLTLVGLVVKFAGGRLIEAVMPPVVTGAVVVLIGLNLAPAATSSFEAQPLVAAVTLAAILLVTVAGPGLLGRLGILVGVIVGWVFAAVSGQISDVKLDAMRAAEWIGIPEFRGPTFELSVVLIALPVVIVLVAENVGHVKAVSAMTGKQLDDLAGDALIADGLATTLAGAAGGSGTTTYAENIGVMAATRVYSTAAYWVAAVTAVVLAFSPKFGALVFTVPDGVIGGATLVLYGLIGLLGVRIWSDSKVDFTDPVNLVVVAAAIVAGIGDLTLTVGSVELGGIAWGSVGILVGYPVLRALSRTQRR; encoded by the coding sequence GTGAGAAGACAATTCGGATGGACCCTGCACGGCAACGGCAAGAACGTCGAGGCAGGGGCAGTTGTGGCACCGGACCAGCGCCTGTCGTGGCCGCGCACCGTGGGTATCGGTATGCAGCACGTCATCGCCATGTTCGGTGCCACGTTGCTCGTTCCCACGGTGACCGGATTTCCCGTCACCACGACCCTGTTGTTCTCGGGCATCGGTACCGCGCTGTTCCTCGTGATCACGCGGGGGCGCATCCCCAGCTATCTCGGATCCTCGTTCGCTTTCATTGCACCACTCAGTGCGGCGCAGGCAAGTGGCCCCGCCGCGCAACTCGGCGCCGTCATGTCCGTAGGCGTCGTGCTGACCCTCGTCGGATTGGTCGTCAAGTTCGCGGGCGGACGACTCATCGAAGCGGTGATGCCTCCGGTCGTCACAGGTGCGGTCGTGGTTCTCATCGGACTCAACCTCGCTCCCGCAGCGACGTCGTCGTTCGAGGCGCAGCCACTCGTGGCCGCGGTGACTCTCGCGGCGATCCTGCTGGTGACCGTCGCCGGTCCGGGACTGCTCGGACGCCTCGGCATCCTTGTCGGTGTCATCGTCGGATGGGTTTTCGCTGCGGTGTCAGGGCAGATCTCGGACGTCAAACTCGACGCGATGAGGGCTGCAGAATGGATCGGTATTCCCGAATTCCGCGGACCGACGTTCGAATTGTCCGTCGTACTCATCGCACTACCCGTCGTCATCGTTCTCGTGGCCGAGAACGTCGGGCACGTCAAAGCAGTATCGGCAATGACAGGTAAGCAACTCGACGACCTCGCCGGAGACGCACTCATCGCAGATGGATTGGCGACGACGCTGGCAGGTGCTGCGGGTGGCTCGGGCACGACGACCTACGCCGAGAACATCGGCGTGATGGCGGCGACCCGGGTGTATTCGACCGCGGCCTACTGGGTGGCCGCGGTGACGGCCGTAGTGCTCGCGTTCTCGCCGAAGTTCGGCGCGTTGGTGTTCACGGTCCCGGACGGAGTCATCGGTGGCGCGACATTGGTTCTTTACGGGTTGATCGGCCTGCTGGGTGTGCGCATCTGGTCGGACAGCAAGGTCGATTTCACCGATCCCGTCAACCTCGTTGTCGTCGCTGCTGCCATCGTTGCCGGCATCGGCGATCTGACACTGACGGTCGGGTCGGTGGAGCTCGGCGGTATCGCCTGGGGATCGGTCGGAATCTTGGTCGGCTATCCCGTTCTGCGCGCCCTTTCTCGCACACAGCGCCGATAA
- the dapF gene encoding diaminopimelate epimerase has product MHFAKGHGTQNDFLVLHDPDVEIELLRVRVAALCDRRQGLGADGVLRVSRAGRLRDAGVLDRLPPGVGPADWFMDYRNADGSIAEMCGNGVRVFAHYLRANGLESSDCFVVGSRAGARPVTVHAFDDTTADVTVGMGEVHLMGASSTTLGGRRYDGIGIDVGNPHLACVDPAADIASLRALDLATPPELDGGFFTAGANVEILTRLQSGRVDMRVFERGVGETRSCGTGTVAAAAAALSYEGLDSGRVVVGVPGGEVTVSIDDEGASLRGPSVLLANGTIDDQWWRERA; this is encoded by the coding sequence ATGCATTTCGCCAAGGGCCACGGAACGCAGAACGATTTTCTCGTGCTGCACGATCCAGATGTCGAGATCGAGCTACTTCGTGTCCGCGTAGCGGCCCTGTGTGATCGCAGACAGGGCCTCGGAGCAGACGGAGTACTGCGGGTTTCACGCGCAGGGCGTCTTCGCGATGCGGGCGTCCTCGACCGCCTGCCCCCGGGCGTCGGGCCCGCGGACTGGTTCATGGACTACCGAAACGCAGACGGCAGCATCGCCGAGATGTGCGGCAATGGCGTTCGGGTATTTGCGCACTACCTGCGTGCGAACGGCCTCGAATCGAGCGATTGTTTCGTGGTCGGTTCCCGGGCCGGCGCGAGACCGGTCACGGTGCACGCTTTCGATGACACCACCGCAGACGTCACCGTCGGCATGGGCGAAGTCCACTTGATGGGTGCCAGCAGCACGACCCTCGGTGGACGTCGGTACGACGGAATCGGAATCGACGTCGGAAATCCCCATCTTGCGTGCGTGGACCCGGCTGCCGACATCGCTTCCCTACGTGCGCTCGATCTGGCAACACCACCGGAACTGGACGGCGGTTTCTTCACCGCGGGCGCCAACGTCGAAATTCTCACCCGACTGCAATCCGGTCGCGTCGACATGCGCGTTTTCGAGCGCGGTGTCGGGGAGACGCGTTCGTGCGGGACCGGCACGGTGGCAGCAGCAGCAGCAGCGTTGTCGTACGAGGGCCTCGATTCCGGTCGAGTGGTGGTAGGTGTGCCAGGCGGCGAGGTGACGGTGTCGATCGACGATGAGGGTGCATCGCTTCGCGGGCCGTCTGTGCTGTTGGCGAACGGCACCATCGATGACCAGTGGTGGCGCGAGCGTGCGTGA
- a CDS encoding DeoR/GlpR family DNA-binding transcription regulator: protein MYAEERQQAIAEVISNRGRVSVADLSTTYGVTTETVRRDLAVLDRLGVIRRVHGGAVPASTLTAAEPGVGEREYTRAEQKDAIAAAALAYLPLNGGSAVFDAGTTTGRLAALLPNERELTLITNSIPIAARVAPLSGVSLRILGGRVRGTTQAAVGEEALSALEWLRVDVAFIGTNALSVGHGLSTPDSDEAAVKRAMVRTANHVVVLADSSKIGREHLVSFGRLDNIDVLITDDEIDEIDRKSLTDKGIEVVIA from the coding sequence GTGTACGCAGAAGAGCGCCAGCAAGCAATCGCCGAGGTGATCAGCAACCGCGGTCGAGTGTCCGTTGCAGATCTGTCGACCACATACGGCGTGACAACCGAAACCGTTCGACGCGACCTTGCCGTCCTCGACCGCCTCGGGGTTATCCGCAGGGTCCACGGTGGAGCAGTTCCGGCGTCGACCTTGACCGCCGCCGAACCGGGCGTCGGCGAGCGCGAGTACACGCGGGCCGAGCAGAAGGACGCAATAGCGGCCGCAGCTCTCGCCTACCTCCCACTCAACGGCGGTAGCGCCGTTTTCGACGCAGGAACCACCACCGGCCGGCTCGCCGCCCTTCTCCCCAACGAACGCGAGCTGACACTCATCACCAATTCGATTCCCATCGCTGCTCGTGTCGCACCACTGTCGGGGGTGAGTCTTCGCATTCTCGGCGGCCGAGTCCGCGGTACGACGCAGGCCGCCGTGGGCGAGGAAGCATTGTCGGCGTTGGAGTGGCTGCGTGTCGATGTGGCATTCATCGGGACCAACGCACTCAGTGTCGGGCATGGGTTGTCCACGCCCGACAGTGACGAGGCCGCGGTAAAACGAGCAATGGTCCGCACCGCCAACCATGTCGTAGTGCTGGCGGATTCATCCAAGATCGGCAGAGAGCACCTCGTCAGCTTCGGCCGCCTGGACAACATCGACGTTCTGATAACCGACGACGAGATCGACGAGATCGACCGAAAGAGTTTGACCGACAAAGGAATCGAGGTCGTAATCGCATGA
- a CDS encoding HPr family phosphocarrier protein: MPSTTVAVGSSIGLHARPAALIADAVAEAGVEVTLAVEDQEPVDAGSALMIMTLGATKGTEVVVESEDQATLDKIVALVAADLDA, from the coding sequence ATGCCCAGCACCACAGTCGCCGTCGGATCGTCCATCGGCCTGCACGCTCGCCCCGCAGCGCTCATCGCCGACGCCGTTGCCGAAGCAGGCGTCGAAGTCACCCTCGCGGTGGAAGACCAGGAGCCGGTCGATGCCGGATCCGCGCTGATGATCATGACCCTCGGCGCCACCAAGGGGACCGAGGTCGTCGTCGAGAGCGAGGATCAGGCAACACTCGACAAGATCGTGGCGCTGGTCGCCGCCGATCTGGACGCCTGA